The Vibrio syngnathi DNA window CTTAAATTTCGTGATCGCAAAGAAGCGCAAGCAGAGAACTTCCGTAAGATGGTTCTCGCTATGGTGCAAGACATCCGCGTTATCTTGATCAAATTAGCTGACCGTACTCACAACATGCGTACGCTTGGGGCACTTCGTCCTGATAAAAAGCGTCGTATTGCTCGTGAAACCCTCGAAATTTATTCTCCGCTAGCTCACCGTCTTGGTATTCATAACATCAAGACCGAACTAGAAGAGCTGGGCTTCGAAGCCCTTTATCCTAACCGTTATCGCGTCCTGAAAAACGTAGTGAAAGCTGCGCGTGGTAACCGTAAGGAGATGATCCAACGTATCCATAGCGAAATCGAAGGCCGCCTTGAAGAAGTCGGTTTGCCTGCTCGCGTACTTGGTCGTGAAAAGAACCTGTTCTCCATCTATAACAAGATGAAAACCAAAGAGCAGCGCTTCCACACCATTATGGACATCTACGCTTTCCGCGTAGTGGTTGATACCCCAGATACTTGCTATCGCGTACTTGGTCAGGCTCACAGCCTGTACAAGCCTCGTCCTGGCCGCATGAAAGACTATATTGCGGTACCAAAAGCCAACGGCTACCAATCTCTGCACACGTCAATGATCGGCCCTCACGGGGTGCCTGTTGAGGTCCAGATCCGTACGGAAGATATGGAGCAAATGGCAGATAAAGGTGTCGCGGCACACTGGTCTTACAAAGGCAATGGCTCACGCAGTAGCAACGGGACAACCGCACAGGTTAAAGCACAACGTTGGATGCAGAGCTTACTTGAGCTGCAACAAAGCGCAGGGAACTCATTCGAATTCATTGAAAACGTTAAATCTGATCTGTTCCCAGATGAGATCTTCGTATTCACGCCGAAAGGTCGCATTGTCGAACTTCCAGCAGGTGCAACAGCGGTCGACTTTGCTTACGCGGTACATACCGACGTCGGCAACATGTGTGTAGGGGCTCGTGTCGACATGAACCCTTACCCACTCAGCAAGTCGCTGAAGAATGGCCAAACCATTGAGATCATCAGTGCTCCGGGCGCACGTCCAAATGCAGCATGGCTCAACTACGTGGTGACCTCACGTGCGCGTACGAAGATCCGTCAGGTTCTGAAAACGATGCGTCGTGAAGAGTCGATTACCCTTGGCCGTCGCCTACTGAACCATGCACTTGGTGAACACTCTATTGCCGATGTCGGTCAAGAGAATATCGAACATGTACTGTCAGACTTACGCTTAGAAAACGTTGAAGACTTGCTAGCATCGATTGGTCTTGGTGAACTGATGAGTATCGTTATTGCTCGTCGTTTACTAGGTGATGCTGACGAACTGACTGAAGTAGTAAACAACAGCGATACGCCGAGGAAGAAATTGCCTATCCGTGGCGCTGAAGGCCTGCTACTAACGTTCGCTAACTGTTGTCACCCGATTCCAGATGATCACATCATAGCCCATGTATCTCCAGGTCGTGGCCTTGTGGTGCACCGTGAAACGTGTCCAAACGTTCGTGGTTACCAGAAAGAACCGGATAAATACATGGCGGTTGAATGGTCTGACGATTACAACCAAGAGTTCACCGCTGAACTTCAGGTCGAATTGCAGAACCATCAAGGTGCACTGGCTGAGCTAACTAACGTTATCTCGAAAACAGGCTCGAACATTCACGGTATCTCAACCGAAGAACGTGACGGACGCTTGTACACAGTAACTATCTTGTTGACCACTAAAGATCGAGTTCATTTAGCGAGCATTATGAAGAAGCTACGTGTGATGCCACACGCGCTCAAAGTAAGACGTCGTAAGAACTAACGTTCGAACTTGTTAGCAGCTTTGCTAAGAATTTAAATCCCCTTAATGCTTTATCGCTTAAGGGGATTTTTTATGTCTGCAATCCTAGAATTTCCCCTCACTTCATGCTATTCATGCCTGTACAAAAATCCAGTAAAATGCTTGAATAGATTATCTCTCTTACGTTTATGAGCCTTGTTATGTCACAGCTTTTATCTGCTATCCCTCTCAACTCTTTATCTGGAGTCGGCGCAAAAGTCGCAGAGAAACTGGAAAAGGTTGGGCTTAACAACGTACAAGATCTGCTTTTTCACCTGCCTTTGCGCTACGAAGATAGAACACGTATCTACCCAATCGTAAAACTGCACGCGGGCTTATGGGCTGCAGTGCAAGGCAAGGTAATGCATGTCGATACCATTTTCGGTAAACGTAAGATGCTCGCAGTAAAGATCAGCGATGGTAACGGCACTATTACCCTACGCTTTTTCAACTTCACCGCAGGTATGAAGAATAACTTTGCCGAAGGCAAACAAGTGCATGCCTATGGTGAGATCAAGCGCGGTAACATGGGGCTTGAGATCGTCCATCCAGACTACAAATTCTTTGCTCCTAGGCAACAGCCAGATGTTGAAGCTAACCTAACTCCGGTGTATCCAACCACCGAAGGGCTAAGACAAGTCACGCTGCGTAACCTTACCGACCAAGCGTTAGAGCTAATCGACAAAGCCGCAGTGAATGAGCTGCTACCATCAGGTTTATACGATCACCAAATTACCCTCGCACAAGCACTGCATACCATTCATAGACCGCCACCAGGAATCGACCTAGAGTTGTTTGATGAAGGTAAACACCCTGCGCAGCTACGCCTGATTATGGAAGAGCTACTGGCTCAGAACTTATCGATGCTGTCTGTTCGTAGTAAGGGGCAACAAGACAAAGCGATGCCTTTTCCTCCAGTAAATACTCTTAAAGATAAGCTACTCGCTCAGTTACCGTTCTCGCCAACCAATGCACAAGCACGGGTCACCAAAGAGATCGAAGCTGACCTTGAAAAGCCGCACCCAATGATGCGTTTAGTTCAGGGCGATGTAGGCTCAGGTAAAACTTTGGTCGCTGCGCTTGCGGCTGTTCGCGCACTCGAACACGGTCAACAAGTTGCGCTAATGGCACCCACCGAATTGCTTGCGGAACAACACGCGATCAACTTTGCTAACTGGTTTGAGGCGATGGGCATTCAAGTTGGGTGGCTAGCAGGCAAACTCAAAGGCAAAGCTCGCGAAACCGAGCTCGTTCGTATTGCCAGTGGTGAAGCACAAATGGTGGTCGGTACTCATGCTTTGTTCCAAGAACATGTCGAGTTCAAAAACCTTGGCTTAGTAATCATTGATGAGCAGCACCGATTTGGCGTCCACCAGCGATTAGAGCTGCGTGAGAAAGGTGCAAAGCAAGGTTATTACCCACACCAATTAGTCATGACGGCAACACCGATTCCACGAACGTTAGCGATGACGGCCTATGCCGACCTCGAAACCTCAATTATTGATGAGTTGCCACCGGGTCGAACACCAATTCAAACCGTGGCGATTCCTGATACCAAGCGGGATGACATTGTCGAACGTGTGAAAAATGCGTGTCTTAATGAAGGCAAACAAGCCTATTGGGTATGTACGCTGATTGATGAGTCCGAAGTATTAGAAGCTCAAGCTGCGGCTGATACTGCTGAAGAGCTGCAACGCAAACTGCCTGACGTCAAAATTGGTCTCGTGCACGGCCGAATGAAGCCAGCCGAGAAGCAAGCAGTAATGCAGGAATTCAAAGAGAACAAACTGCATTTGTTGGTCGCGACTACCGTGATTGAAGTAGGTGTGGATGTGCCTAATTCGAGCTTAATGATCATCGAGAATCCAGAGCGTCTTGGCCTAGCACAACTGCACCAACTACGAGGCCGTGTTGGCCGTGGTTCAGTCGCAAGCCATTGTGTACTGCTGTATCACTCGCCACTGTCTAAAACCGCTCAGAAGCGCTTAGGTGTGCTGCGTGAAAGTAACGATGGCTTTGTTATTGCTCAGCGTGATTTAGAGATTCGTGGCCCCGGTGAACTACTTGGAACGAAGCAAACGGGCTTGGCAGACTTTAAGATTGCTGACTTGGTACGAGACCAACGTTTGATCCCTGAAGTGCAGCGTATTGCGCGTCATATTCACGATAGCTACCCAGATAACGCCAAGGCGATCATCAACCGCTGGTTGGGTGAACGCGATGTTTATTCCAAGGCTTAGCTAACGCTGAGACCGCATAAAAAACAAAAAGGCTTCCCTTCAAGGAAGCCTTTTTACTGTGCGCTACTCTCATCAAGCAAGAGCGAGATTCCCTATTCGTTCGTTCCTCACGATAGGGAATGACGATCAAAATAAACTTCCGTCATCAAGGTCCATGGTTAGCAATTCGTCATCCCCGAGAGGGAAGAATGACCGAGTCAGGGATCTCTTAACCATTCCCCGAACCGAACTTATCGTCGGCACACGGACCGATAATAACTAGGGCTTAACAGGGAAACTGATCTGCGCCTTCAAGCCACCTTCACTGCGGTTATTGACCACAACGGCACCTTGATGCTGACTGACAATACGTTTCACAATTGCCAAGCCTAAACCTGTCCCTTCACTGCCTCGAGCGGTATCACCACGCGTGAACGGTTCAAACAACTTCCCAATTTGATCCTGCGGGATACCTGGGCCATTATCTTCCACCGTTACCCAAGCCAGTTTGTTATCCGCAGTCATGCCAGTCGATACCTTGACCCAGCCATTACCGTAGCGCAGCGCGTTCACCACCAAGTTACTCACCGCACGCTTCATCGCGATCGGGTTACCTATCGCAGGTTTCATGGTTTCTGGAATATCAGTTTCAATCTGGACCTCATAGCCACCTTCAGAGCTAGAGACCTCGCGCGCAATATCGTCAACAAACACCGCTTGGAATGAATCTCGATCAACTGGCTTTAAATAGTCCATAAACTGGCTGATGATCTCGTTACACTCTTCAGTATCACTGATGATCCCTTCCGCTAAGTAACTGTCTTCTGGCGACATCATCTCGGTCGCTAAGCGAATACGCGTTAACGGAGTACGTAAATCATGACTGATACCTGCCATCAACAAAGCGCGGTCTTCTTCGAGTTCTTGGATACCTTTCGACATCTGATTAAAGGCTCGGGTTACCGAGCGAATCTCTTGCGCACCTTGTACTGGTAAGGGCGGTGGAATATCACCTCGCCCAACACCTTGCGCGGCTTTCTCTAGGGCTATCAACGGCCGATTTTGCAAGCGGATAAACAGCCACCCACCAGCAACAATCAACAACGCCATGATCAGGCTGTTACGAAATAGAGGCGCAAAGTCTTCTTCTTGGAGCTCAGACAGGGGAATACGAATCAAGGAGTTAGGCAACTGCGCAATGTCCATCCACAACACGTAACTTTCTTTGCCCAAAACCAATCGCACTTCGGTCTCAGAGCCGAGCTCTTTGGTCATTTCCTCACTCATTAGGTCTATCGCGACCGCATGGTAGTACTCGCCCGCAGCTTCACTGTCCTTGGCATGAACCGTAACCCCGAGCTGCTCAAGTACCCGCTGACGCAGTGGCGCATCAATCTCGATATCGCTGCCTTGGTCCAATACTAGGTTTAGCTCATGTGCCAATATCTTATTAAACTGCTGCAAACTCGGCATCAAAGCGTAGTTAAACACCGCGTAATACGAAAAGATTTGGCTAGCAACCAACAGGGTTAAGAAGAGCACTATCGACTGAGTAAAGGAGCTACGTATGCGCATAGAAGACCTAAAGTGAGGGATGATAAAGGGATATAGTGGGAACTATAGCTGTAAACCATTGTGCTGAATATAAAACGGGCCATCGCATATTAATGAGATGACCCGTAAATAAAGAATTCTGAATCACAGAACAAGCAAAGCTAGATTACACAGCTTTGCCATCTGGAACGAATACATAACCCAAGCCCCACACCGTTTGGATATAACGAGGTTTGCTTGGATCTTCTTCTACTAGACGACGCAAACGCGAAATCTGAACATCGATAGAACGTTCCATTGCTGAATATTCACGGCCACGCGCCATGTTCATCAGCTTATCGCGAGACATTGGCTCACGAGCGTTAGTGACCAGTGACTTAAGAACCGCAAATTCACCAGAGGTAAGAGGCATAGGCTCTTCACCGCGGAACATTTCACGTGTACCTAGGTTTAGGCGGAACTCACCAAACTCAACCACAGACTCTTCTGTGCTTGGCGCGCCCGGTGCTTCAATCACTTGGCGACGCATTACCGCTTTGATACGAGCAAGCAGTTCACGCGGGTTAAATGGTTTTGGCAGGTAATCATCAGCACCCACTTCCAAACCCACAATGCGATCCACTTCGTCACCCTTTGCGGTCAGCATCAGAATTGGTAGCGAGTTGTTTGCGTTTCTTAGACGACGACAGATCGAAAGACCGTCTTCGCCCGGCAACATTAAATCCAATACCATCAAGTGAAAGTTTTCACGGGTTAACAGGCGGTCCATCTGCTCACTGTTTGCCACGCTACGCACTTGAAAGCCTTGCTCTGACAGATAGCGTTCTAGCAGTGCACGTAAACGAGCATCGTCATCGACCACTAAAATTTTGTAGTTTTCTTGCATGTAATGGTTCCACCTATTAAAGCTTAAACCTAAGGTTAAGCATTCTTGGTAAATTGTATATTGGTATAAGACATTAAAAATGTAACATTATTGAGGGAAAAGTCGCCTAAATAATTGTTAACGTATGTTGCCTTTCTATATATTCTATCTTAGATCATCATTTCATTAAGTCAGATTTATGAAAACCAAACTTATCACCCGCGAAGGTTATAACAAGCTCAAAGCAGAACATGACCACTTATGGCACGAGAAGCGTCCAGAAATAACCAAAATAGTCACATGGGCTGCAAGCCTTGGAGATCGTTCAGAAAACGCAGATTACACCTTCAATAAGCGTTTACTTCGTCAAATAGATCGCCGAGTACGTTTCCTGCGTAAGTTCCTACCTGATGTCACGATCGTTGATTATTCTCCGCAACAAGAAGGTAAGGTATTTTTCGGTGCTTGGGTGGAAATTGAGAATGATGATGGGGAAATTAAGAAGTTTCGCATTGTCGGTCCTGAAGAGATCTACGGCGATGCCAAAGGCTATATCTCTATCGACTCACCTATGGCTAGAGCTTTGCTTAAAAAGGAAGTCGACGATGAGTTCGAGGTGAAGACCCCGGAAGGCATAAAAGAATGGTTTATCAATTCGATTCGCTACGCAGACGACGAATAATCAAACCTAATAAACACTTAGCGATGAGCTGAGTGTTCAAGCAAACCCAAACTCCAGATAAAAGAAAACCCCGCTAGGCTTGCGCCTGGCGGGGTTAAGTCTCTATCGCAGCAATCCGGCTACTGTTTATCTCTTCGAGATAAGGTGCTCCCTGCATCTGTCCTTGATAGTGGCTAAATCCTTTAACCAATTTCCTTTTTGTTCATCGCCATCCTAGCGGTGTCCATTCTAGCCTGTCATCCTGACTGGCGAATCTCATCCAGAGATTATTACTTCCTTGCTGACCACTCATCCTAAGTAATCAAATCTTCATCCTGAAGATACCTAGTCCATTAGGCTTTTTCCTGTTCCTGCCAACTCCCTGTCGACAAGTTAAATATTACGGTATTTGGGCGAGTTTCCTAGATAGTCCCAAAAAACATTTCAGGTGAGAAATACGCATCAAAACATCATGTAATTAAAAATCAACAACTTACAATTAAATTAAGACATATTGACAGGTTTAAGGCGACTTAGGCTTACATCACGTGTGAGAGATCTCGCACAAAGCGGATATCACAAACGGAAATTCGACTTCTGACACGATAATTACACAGCCAAAGCTAGAAAAAGCGTACGCTCACCCCCATGTATTTGTCATGATATTAAATAAGAGATTCATCGGATGAGCCAAGCTATCTGTCGACTGATTGCTGAAGAACTGAATGTTCGTTCAGAGCAAGTCATCGCCGCAGTCAACCTAATTGACGACGGTAACACCGTTCCCTTTATTGCCCGCTACCGTAAAGAAGTCACGGGTGGCTTAGACGATACCCAACTACGTAACCTTGATAGTCGCCTTTCATACCTTCGCGAACTTGACGATCGCCGCCAAACGATCCTGAAGTCGATTCAAGACCAAGGCAAACTCACGCCAGAATTAGAGCGTGATATCACTCAAGCCGACAGCAAGACGCGCCTAGAAGATCTATACCTGCCATACAAACCAAAGCGTCGTACCAAAGGTCAGATCGCAATCGAAGCAGGCTTAGAGCCACTTGCCGATACACTTTGGAATGAACCACAGCACGATCCTGAAACCGAAGCCGCTAACTTCATCAGCAGCGATAAAGGCATTGCTGATACTAAAGCCGCACTCGATGGGGCACGTGCAATCGTGATGGAGCGTATTGCAGAAGACGCAAACCTACTTGAAAAGATTCGCCAACATCTAACACGCAACTCTGAGCTCGTTTCACGTGTCGTGGCAGGCAAAGAGCAAGCTGGCGAGAAATTCAAAGACTACTTCGAACATAACGAAACGCTAAACAAAGTACCTTCACACCGTGCGTTAGCCATGTTGCGAGGTCGAAATGAAGGCTTCCTAACGTTGGCAATGAATGCTGACCCAGAACAAGAAGAAGGTGTACGCGGTTCTTACTGCGAGAACATCATCTCTGATCACTACGGTATTACCCTAAGCAGCGCACCTGCAGATACATGGCGTAAGCAAGTGATTAGCTGGGCATGGCGCATCAAGGTTTCTATGCACATGGAAACTGAGCTTATGGGCGCGATGAAAGAACGCGGTGAAATCGAAGCGATTGAGGTGTTCGCAACCAACCTTAAAGACTTGTTGATGGCGGCGCCTGCTGGCCCTCGTGCAACCTTAGGCTTGGATCCGGGTTTACGTACTGGTTCGAAAATCGCCGTGGTGGATTCAACCGGTAAGGTTCTGGCAACAGAGACTATTTACCCTCACCCACCGCAAAAGCAATACGAAAAGTCAGCTCATATTGTTGAGCAAATGGTTCGTCAATACAATGTTGATTTGATTGCGATTGGTAACGGCACGGCTTCACGCGAAACAGACAGCTTTGTTGCTGATGTGATTAAGCGTGGCAACCTTACAGCACAGAAAATCATTGTTAGCGAAGCAGGCGCATCGGTTTATTCAGCGTCTGAGCTAGCGGCGAAAGAATTCCCGAATATGGATGTATCGATTCGTGGTGCGGTGTCTATTGCTCGTCGTCTGCAAGATCCACTGGCAGAACTAGTTAAGATTGACCCTAAATCGATCGGTGTGGGCCAATACCAACACGATGTGAGCCAAACCATGCTCGCTAAGCGCCTAGATGCGATTGTCGAAGACTGTGTAAACGCGGTTGGTGTTGATGTGAATACCGCCTCTGCAGCGCTTCTGACTCGTGTTGCTGGTCTCTCTAACACCATCGCTCAGAACATCGTAGATTACCGCGATGAAAATGGTCGCTTTGAAGCGCGTACTACGCTGAAAAAAGTGGCTCGTTTAGGGCCAAAAGCCTTTGAACAGTGTGCTGGCTTCCTACGTATCATGGATGGTAAGAACCCTCTAGACGCATCTTCGGTTCACCCAGAAGCTTACCCACTGGTGAAAACCATCGCCGAGAAGAACCACAAAGACATCAAGTCTCTGGTGGGTAATACAGACTTCTTACGTGGTTTACATGCGGTTGATTACACCAATGAGAACTTCGGTGTACCAACCGTAACCGACATAATCAAGGAGCTGGATAAGCCGGGTCGAGATCCTCGTCCTGAATTCAAGACAGCAACCTTCGCCGATGGCGTAAATAGCATGTCTGACCTAGAACCCGGCATGATCTTAGAAGGTGTAGTGTCGAACGTAGCTAACTTTGGTGCGTTCGTTGATATTGGTGTCCACCAAGACGGCTTAGTGCATATTTCAGCGCTAACCGATCGCTTTGTCTCTGACCCACGAGAAGTAGTTAAAGCAGGTGACATCGTGAAAGTGAAGGTAATGGAAGTCGATGTTCAACGTAAACGCATTGCACTAAGCATGCGTATGAAAGATGAACCCGGCCAAGACAACCGTGCACAACGTTCAAGTGCACCTCGCACACAAAACCGTCCGAATCAAAATTCGCAAGGTGGACAACGCCGTCGTGAGGAACTGCAACAAAACGCGGCGATGGGTGGTGCTTTTGCCGCTGCTTTTGCAAAAGCGAAAAAGTAATCCGTTAGCGCATCTGAAAAACTGATGTGCTGAAAACAGAAAACCTGCATCCCTTAGGGTATGCAGGTTTTTTTATTATGTGTTCAAAAAAGACATCGAAGTTTAATCGAATCATGAATCTGCGATTCATAGTACGACCAGCATCTCTGATGGAGCATGAGGCGCAACAGCATGACCATAATGATATTTTATGACCTTACGTCGTTTCTCCATCTGTCCCTCTTGAATCGCCGCATCTAAAACATGCTTTGGCAGGCGGAAACGCATGGTATAGCCCTTTCCTTGATCAGCACTGTATGTTCTCAGTGCTAATAAGCTGAATAGCCTGTCAAAAGGATCTTGTGGCTCTTCATGGCTAACCGAATTGGCCTCTGACTCGTTCTCCATTTCATAACCTGGATGGTCTGAAGGATCCCAAGCCGACTGCTGCCTTCGTTTATCGTCTGATTTTACCTTACGCTCTGCATTGGTTCTCGCCAATGCTACTGCGGGAGCAACAGGCTCTCGGACTCTATTATCACGCGCAACTTGCTCTGTTTGCACATTAACGGACGGGGCGATCAGTGGCACACTTACTGCAGTTGCAGGTGACACAATCATCGCGAACTCTCCTCA harbors:
- the spoT gene encoding bifunctional GTP diphosphokinase/guanosine-3',5'-bis pyrophosphate 3'-pyrophosphohydrolase, with amino-acid sequence MYLFDSLKDVAQEYLTEPQIEALRQSYVVARDAHEGQTRSTGEPYIIHPVAVSRILAEMRLDIETLQAALLHDVIEDTEVTKEELEAQFGNTVAELVDGVSKLDKLKFRDRKEAQAENFRKMVLAMVQDIRVILIKLADRTHNMRTLGALRPDKKRRIARETLEIYSPLAHRLGIHNIKTELEELGFEALYPNRYRVLKNVVKAARGNRKEMIQRIHSEIEGRLEEVGLPARVLGREKNLFSIYNKMKTKEQRFHTIMDIYAFRVVVDTPDTCYRVLGQAHSLYKPRPGRMKDYIAVPKANGYQSLHTSMIGPHGVPVEVQIRTEDMEQMADKGVAAHWSYKGNGSRSSNGTTAQVKAQRWMQSLLELQQSAGNSFEFIENVKSDLFPDEIFVFTPKGRIVELPAGATAVDFAYAVHTDVGNMCVGARVDMNPYPLSKSLKNGQTIEIISAPGARPNAAWLNYVVTSRARTKIRQVLKTMRREESITLGRRLLNHALGEHSIADVGQENIEHVLSDLRLENVEDLLASIGLGELMSIVIARRLLGDADELTEVVNNSDTPRKKLPIRGAEGLLLTFANCCHPIPDDHIIAHVSPGRGLVVHRETCPNVRGYQKEPDKYMAVEWSDDYNQEFTAELQVELQNHQGALAELTNVISKTGSNIHGISTEERDGRLYTVTILLTTKDRVHLASIMKKLRVMPHALKVRRRKN
- the recG gene encoding ATP-dependent DNA helicase RecG, with product MSQLLSAIPLNSLSGVGAKVAEKLEKVGLNNVQDLLFHLPLRYEDRTRIYPIVKLHAGLWAAVQGKVMHVDTIFGKRKMLAVKISDGNGTITLRFFNFTAGMKNNFAEGKQVHAYGEIKRGNMGLEIVHPDYKFFAPRQQPDVEANLTPVYPTTEGLRQVTLRNLTDQALELIDKAAVNELLPSGLYDHQITLAQALHTIHRPPPGIDLELFDEGKHPAQLRLIMEELLAQNLSMLSVRSKGQQDKAMPFPPVNTLKDKLLAQLPFSPTNAQARVTKEIEADLEKPHPMMRLVQGDVGSGKTLVAALAAVRALEHGQQVALMAPTELLAEQHAINFANWFEAMGIQVGWLAGKLKGKARETELVRIASGEAQMVVGTHALFQEHVEFKNLGLVIIDEQHRFGVHQRLELREKGAKQGYYPHQLVMTATPIPRTLAMTAYADLETSIIDELPPGRTPIQTVAIPDTKRDDIVERVKNACLNEGKQAYWVCTLIDESEVLEAQAAADTAEELQRKLPDVKIGLVHGRMKPAEKQAVMQEFKENKLHLLVATTVIEVGVDVPNSSLMIIENPERLGLAQLHQLRGRVGRGSVASHCVLLYHSPLSKTAQKRLGVLRESNDGFVIAQRDLEIRGPGELLGTKQTGLADFKIADLVRDQRLIPEVQRIARHIHDSYPDNAKAIINRWLGERDVYSKA
- the envZ gene encoding two-component system sensor histidine kinase EnvZ, with translation MRIRSSFTQSIVLFLTLLVASQIFSYYAVFNYALMPSLQQFNKILAHELNLVLDQGSDIEIDAPLRQRVLEQLGVTVHAKDSEAAGEYYHAVAIDLMSEEMTKELGSETEVRLVLGKESYVLWMDIAQLPNSLIRIPLSELQEEDFAPLFRNSLIMALLIVAGGWLFIRLQNRPLIALEKAAQGVGRGDIPPPLPVQGAQEIRSVTRAFNQMSKGIQELEEDRALLMAGISHDLRTPLTRIRLATEMMSPEDSYLAEGIISDTEECNEIISQFMDYLKPVDRDSFQAVFVDDIAREVSSSEGGYEVQIETDIPETMKPAIGNPIAMKRAVSNLVVNALRYGNGWVKVSTGMTADNKLAWVTVEDNGPGIPQDQIGKLFEPFTRGDTARGSEGTGLGLAIVKRIVSQHQGAVVVNNRSEGGLKAQISFPVKP
- the ompR gene encoding osmolarity response regulator transcription factor OmpR, with translation MQENYKILVVDDDARLRALLERYLSEQGFQVRSVANSEQMDRLLTRENFHLMVLDLMLPGEDGLSICRRLRNANNSLPILMLTAKGDEVDRIVGLEVGADDYLPKPFNPRELLARIKAVMRRQVIEAPGAPSTEESVVEFGEFRLNLGTREMFRGEEPMPLTSGEFAVLKSLVTNAREPMSRDKLMNMARGREYSAMERSIDVQISRLRRLVEEDPSKPRYIQTVWGLGYVFVPDGKAV
- the greB gene encoding transcription elongation factor GreB encodes the protein MKTKLITREGYNKLKAEHDHLWHEKRPEITKIVTWAASLGDRSENADYTFNKRLLRQIDRRVRFLRKFLPDVTIVDYSPQQEGKVFFGAWVEIENDDGEIKKFRIVGPEEIYGDAKGYISIDSPMARALLKKEVDDEFEVKTPEGIKEWFINSIRYADDE
- a CDS encoding Tex family protein, with protein sequence MSQAICRLIAEELNVRSEQVIAAVNLIDDGNTVPFIARYRKEVTGGLDDTQLRNLDSRLSYLRELDDRRQTILKSIQDQGKLTPELERDITQADSKTRLEDLYLPYKPKRRTKGQIAIEAGLEPLADTLWNEPQHDPETEAANFISSDKGIADTKAALDGARAIVMERIAEDANLLEKIRQHLTRNSELVSRVVAGKEQAGEKFKDYFEHNETLNKVPSHRALAMLRGRNEGFLTLAMNADPEQEEGVRGSYCENIISDHYGITLSSAPADTWRKQVISWAWRIKVSMHMETELMGAMKERGEIEAIEVFATNLKDLLMAAPAGPRATLGLDPGLRTGSKIAVVDSTGKVLATETIYPHPPQKQYEKSAHIVEQMVRQYNVDLIAIGNGTASRETDSFVADVIKRGNLTAQKIIVSEAGASVYSASELAAKEFPNMDVSIRGAVSIARRLQDPLAELVKIDPKSIGVGQYQHDVSQTMLAKRLDAIVEDCVNAVGVDVNTASAALLTRVAGLSNTIAQNIVDYRDENGRFEARTTLKKVARLGPKAFEQCAGFLRIMDGKNPLDASSVHPEAYPLVKTIAEKNHKDIKSLVGNTDFLRGLHAVDYTNENFGVPTVTDIIKELDKPGRDPRPEFKTATFADGVNSMSDLEPGMILEGVVSNVANFGAFVDIGVHQDGLVHISALTDRFVSDPREVVKAGDIVKVKVMEVDVQRKRIALSMRMKDEPGQDNRAQRSSAPRTQNRPNQNSQGGQRRREELQQNAAMGGAFAAAFAKAKK
- a CDS encoding ATP-dependent Lon protease, with product MIVSPATAVSVPLIAPSVNVQTEQVARDNRVREPVAPAVALARTNAERKVKSDDKRRQQSAWDPSDHPGYEMENESEANSVSHEEPQDPFDRLFSLLALRTYSADQGKGYTMRFRLPKHVLDAAIQEGQMEKRRKVIKYHYGHAVAPHAPSEMLVVL